In Leptotrichia hongkongensis, one genomic interval encodes:
- the ilvA gene encoding threonine ammonia-lyase: MHKLYDFMEARERLSTVITKTKLIHSSVFSKETGNDVYIKPENLQRTGSFKIRGAYNKIAKLTEEEKRKGVIASSAGNHAQGVALAAQKLGIKAVIVMPKYTPLIKVEATRQYGAEVILAGEEYDDAYNYARELQEKEGYVFIHPFNDDDVVEGQGTIALEVLEELPDADIILVPLGGGGLISGIALAAKLKNPMIKIIGVEPEGAASAIAALKNGDVVELPETNTIADGTAVRKIGELNFDYIKNYVDDIITISDYELMESFLLLVEKHKIVAENAGVLSVAALRKINEKGKKIVSILSGGNIDVLTISSMINKGLIVRGRIFRFSVDLPDKPGQLVTVSQILSEQNANVIRLDHNQFKNLNRFHDVELQVTVETNGEEHIQKIIEEFNKKGYVVKRLNSQEIE; encoded by the coding sequence TTGCATAAACTTTATGATTTTATGGAAGCAAGAGAGAGATTAAGTACTGTGATAACAAAAACTAAATTGATTCACAGTTCAGTGTTCTCGAAAGAAACTGGAAATGATGTTTATATTAAGCCTGAAAACTTACAAAGAACAGGTTCGTTTAAAATTAGGGGAGCATATAACAAGATTGCAAAATTGACAGAAGAGGAGAAAAGAAAGGGAGTTATTGCTTCATCAGCAGGGAATCATGCTCAGGGTGTGGCTCTTGCGGCTCAAAAACTAGGAATTAAGGCAGTTATTGTAATGCCTAAATACACACCGCTTATAAAAGTGGAAGCAACTCGTCAATATGGTGCTGAAGTTATTTTGGCTGGGGAAGAATATGATGATGCCTATAATTATGCGAGAGAACTACAGGAGAAGGAAGGGTATGTATTTATTCATCCGTTTAATGATGATGATGTTGTGGAAGGACAGGGAACAATTGCACTTGAAGTGTTAGAAGAATTACCTGATGCTGATATAATTCTTGTGCCACTTGGAGGTGGAGGACTAATTTCAGGAATTGCACTTGCGGCAAAACTGAAAAATCCTATGATAAAAATAATCGGTGTGGAGCCAGAAGGAGCAGCTTCGGCAATTGCAGCTCTAAAAAATGGAGATGTTGTGGAACTGCCTGAAACAAATACGATTGCGGATGGAACGGCAGTTAGAAAAATCGGAGAATTGAACTTTGATTATATAAAAAATTATGTGGACGATATAATTACAATTTCAGATTATGAACTTATGGAATCTTTCCTTCTGTTAGTTGAAAAACATAAAATTGTTGCAGAAAATGCAGGAGTTCTTTCGGTTGCGGCACTTAGAAAAATTAATGAAAAAGGGAAAAAGATTGTATCAATTTTAAGTGGAGGAAATATTGATGTATTGACTATTTCTTCTATGATAAATAAAGGGCTTATTGTAAGAGGTAGAATATTTAGATTTTCGGTTGACTTGCCTGATAAACCAGGACAGCTGGTTACTGTATCGCAAATCTTGTCTGAACAAAATGCAAATGTTATAAGGCTTGATCATAATCAGTTTAAAAATCTTAATAGATTTCACGATGTGGAACTTCAGGTAACGGTAGAAACAAATGGTGAGGAGCATATTCAAAAAATAATAGAGGAATTTAATAAAAAAGGATATGTAGTTAAAAGATTAAATTCGCAGGAGATAGAATAA
- a CDS encoding prolyl oligopeptidase family serine peptidase: MENGGESKVLNIELTQEKIKSIVNVTYSQPVSYFRKNIKLEMDILKPNREGKFPTVLFVTGGSFAHSYKENYLQQRIEIAKAGYVVASMEYRTIPDGVFPQSVEDVKSAIRFLKANADEYGIDKERIAIMGDSAGGYLVAMAGATNGTRDFDKGENLSENSDIKAVIDIYGVTDFGEVDFEIPDDIDEGYRAILLSVKFWLNDVRNDIKVTNPISYISDKTPPFLLMHGDADTLVPPIHTEKLHKALIEKGIESTRYVVTGAGHSDEYWFQPEIVNIIIEFLNEKIKNI; this comes from the coding sequence ATGGAAAATGGTGGAGAAAGTAAAGTTTTAAATATCGAGCTGACACAAGAGAAGATAAAATCAATAGTGAATGTTACTTATTCACAGCCAGTCAGCTATTTTAGAAAAAATATAAAATTGGAAATGGATATTTTGAAACCCAATAGGGAAGGAAAGTTTCCAACAGTGCTGTTTGTAACAGGTGGCTCATTTGCACATAGCTACAAGGAAAATTATTTACAGCAAAGAATTGAAATCGCAAAGGCTGGTTATGTGGTTGCAAGTATGGAATATAGAACTATTCCTGATGGAGTATTTCCGCAAAGTGTGGAAGATGTAAAATCAGCAATCAGATTTTTGAAGGCTAATGCTGATGAGTATGGGATAGATAAAGAAAGAATAGCTATAATGGGTGATTCTGCTGGTGGATATCTTGTAGCAATGGCTGGAGCGACAAATGGAACAAGAGATTTTGACAAAGGTGAAAATTTATCTGAAAATAGCGATATAAAGGCAGTTATCGATATTTATGGAGTAACAGACTTTGGAGAAGTGGATTTTGAAATTCCAGATGATATTGATGAAGGTTACAGGGCAATATTATTATCAGTGAAATTTTGGCTAAATGATGTAAGAAATGATATAAAAGTAACAAACCCAATATCATATATTTCTGATAAAACACCACCATTCTTATTGATGCACGGAGATGCAGACACTTTAGTCCCTCCAATCCATACAGAAAAACTTCACAAGGCATTAATTGAAAAAGGGATAGAATCAACAAGATATGTAGTAACTGGGGCAGGACATTCTGATGAATATTGGTTTCAGCCAGAAATTGTAAATATAATAATAGAGTTTTTAAATGAAAAGATAAAAAATATCTAA
- the ilvD gene encoding dihydroxy-acid dehydratase: protein MTMKGKGRSNNLTRGEARAPHRSLLKGLGFTSEEMDRPIIGIANSFNEIIPGHVHLKNLVQAVKDGIRMAGGVPMEFNTIGICDGLAMNHIGMKFSLVTRNIIADSIEAVAMATPFDAIVFMPNCDKVVPGMLIAAARLNIPSIFVSGGAMLAGVYKGKKIGLSNVFEAVGQYEAGLITKRELNSVEEMACPTCGSCAGMYTANTMNCLTEALGLGLPGNGTVPAVFSERIRLAKKAGMQIMEVLKADVRPKDILTREAFENAVAMDMALGGSSNTALHLPAIAHEAGIKLTLEDFNEIAKITPQLCKLSPSGEYFIEDLYRAGGVTGVMKRLLENGRLHENTKTVALRTQGELAKEAFINDDDVIKPWDKPAYKTGGIAVLKGNLAPDGCVVKEGAVDPEMLQHTGPAKVFNSEEEAVEAIVGGKIVAGDVVIIRYEGPKGGPGMREMLSPTAMIAGMGLDKDVALITDGRFSGATRGASIGHVSPEAASGGNIAIVQDGDIIEIDIPSRTINIKISDEEIEARKAKLEPFKIEVKGYLRKYAMHVSSADRGAIEILD from the coding sequence ATGACAATGAAAGGAAAAGGAAGAAGTAACAACTTAACAAGAGGAGAGGCTAGAGCTCCACACAGATCGCTTTTGAAAGGGTTAGGATTTACAAGTGAAGAAATGGATCGTCCAATTATTGGGATTGCTAATTCATTTAATGAAATTATACCGGGGCATGTTCATTTGAAAAATTTGGTTCAGGCTGTGAAGGATGGTATAAGAATGGCTGGAGGAGTTCCAATGGAATTTAATACAATTGGAATTTGTGATGGACTTGCAATGAATCATATTGGGATGAAATTTTCGCTGGTAACAAGAAACATAATCGCAGATTCGATTGAAGCAGTTGCAATGGCTACTCCGTTTGATGCGATTGTATTTATGCCAAACTGTGATAAGGTAGTGCCTGGAATGTTAATCGCAGCTGCAAGACTAAATATACCTTCAATATTTGTAAGTGGAGGAGCGATGCTTGCGGGAGTGTATAAAGGTAAGAAGATAGGGCTTAGTAATGTGTTTGAAGCAGTTGGACAATATGAAGCTGGATTAATAACTAAAAGAGAACTTAATTCTGTTGAAGAAATGGCATGTCCGACTTGCGGATCTTGTGCAGGAATGTATACAGCAAATACAATGAACTGTTTAACAGAAGCACTTGGATTAGGGCTTCCAGGAAATGGAACTGTACCAGCGGTATTTTCAGAAAGAATACGGCTTGCTAAAAAAGCTGGGATGCAAATTATGGAAGTATTGAAAGCAGATGTTCGTCCAAAAGATATTTTGACAAGAGAAGCATTTGAAAATGCGGTTGCAATGGATATGGCTCTTGGAGGATCATCAAATACAGCTCTACACTTGCCAGCGATAGCACATGAAGCAGGAATAAAATTGACATTGGAAGATTTTAATGAAATTGCAAAAATAACTCCGCAATTGTGTAAATTATCGCCATCTGGTGAATATTTTATAGAAGACTTGTACAGAGCAGGTGGAGTAACAGGAGTTATGAAAAGATTGCTTGAAAATGGAAGATTACATGAAAATACAAAAACTGTAGCATTGCGTACTCAAGGAGAACTTGCAAAAGAAGCATTTATAAATGATGATGATGTAATCAAGCCTTGGGACAAACCAGCATATAAAACTGGTGGAATTGCAGTATTAAAAGGAAACTTGGCACCAGACGGCTGCGTTGTTAAAGAAGGGGCAGTAGATCCGGAAATGTTACAGCATACAGGACCAGCAAAAGTATTTAATAGTGAGGAAGAAGCTGTAGAAGCAATTGTTGGTGGAAAAATTGTAGCAGGAGATGTTGTAATTATTAGATATGAAGGACCAAAAGGTGGGCCTGGGATGAGAGAAATGTTATCACCAACAGCGATGATTGCTGGAATGGGACTTGACAAGGATGTTGCGTTAATTACAGACGGAAGATTTTCAGGAGCGACAAGAGGAGCTTCAATTGGACATGTTTCTCCAGAAGCTGCTTCAGGTGGAAATATTGCTATAGTTCAAGATGGAGATATTATTGAAATTGATATTCCAAGCAGAACAATAAACATAAAAATTTCGGATGAAGAAATTGAAGCAAGAAAAGCTAAATTGGAACCATTCAAAATTGAAGTAAAAGGGTATTTGAGAAAATATGCAATGCACGTGTCTTCTGCAGATAGAGGGGCTATTGAGATATTGGACTAA
- a CDS encoding tetratricopeptide repeat protein — protein sequence MKKYLILLLVIVNLGLGVQSFSAMTKEEKTKLEKQIDDAYEKKDNKKMVNLITKYVNEFPNNADYLNRLGVLYTNQKNYSEAEKWYLKAIENGNFTAISNIAYLYFEKGDYEKSIKYYKEYQKLVDNPDNYLWIAGAYYEMEDYKNAKEWYLKVTKFEKDGFSENKLGLMFEEEGNQKEALKWYQASVQKGYPWAYYNLTNFYAGLGDSETAEKWLKKGMEVAKKTDDEELKKYFKEALDVIQKSK from the coding sequence ATGAAAAAATACTTGATTTTATTATTAGTAATTGTAAATTTGGGATTAGGAGTTCAAAGTTTTTCCGCGATGACGAAAGAGGAAAAAACAAAATTAGAAAAACAGATAGATGATGCTTATGAAAAAAAAGATAATAAAAAAATGGTAAATTTAATTACAAAATATGTAAATGAATTTCCAAATAATGCTGATTATTTAAATAGATTAGGAGTTTTGTATACTAATCAAAAAAATTATTCAGAGGCTGAAAAGTGGTATTTAAAAGCCATAGAAAACGGTAACTTTACGGCGATTTCAAATATAGCATATTTATATTTTGAAAAAGGAGACTATGAGAAATCAATAAAATATTATAAAGAATATCAAAAGTTAGTAGACAATCCTGATAACTATCTTTGGATTGCGGGGGCATATTATGAAATGGAAGATTATAAGAATGCAAAAGAATGGTATTTAAAGGTAACTAAATTTGAGAAAGATGGATTTTCGGAAAATAAATTGGGGTTAATGTTTGAAGAGGAAGGAAATCAGAAAGAGGCATTAAAATGGTATCAGGCGTCTGTTCAAAAGGGCTATCCGTGGGCATATTACAATCTTACGAACTTTTATGCTGGACTAGGAGATTCTGAAACAGCTGAGAAATGGCTAAAAAAAGGAATGGAAGTAGCCAAAAAAACAGATGATGAAGAATTAAAAAAATATTTTAAAGAAGCATTGGATGTTATTCAAAAATCAAAATAG
- a CDS encoding tetratricopeptide repeat protein has translation MKKLLVFAIIMTSLIFGVQGFSQMNSKEFEKVIEKVSEEYDKGNRQKAISMLKEDIQKNPTNVVLKAVLGMLYDDMGKKNESEKELNEAIEMQKKYPFIADDGKKYDIRLLTGIVYMGMEEYEKALKWLSKIDNKNFGSIDEIDFIMGYLNYRLENTEEAKKYLLKSYVKDEEGMSQNILGQIYLAEGNQKEARKWFLESSDKGNSGGQANLGILYYQQRDKNTALKWLKKSFETAKKQKDQKQMKDIQEIIKEVESNN, from the coding sequence ATGAAAAAACTATTAGTTTTTGCGATAATTATGACCAGCTTGATTTTTGGAGTGCAGGGATTTTCACAAATGAATTCTAAGGAATTTGAAAAAGTGATAGAGAAAGTGTCGGAAGAATATGATAAAGGGAATAGACAGAAGGCAATATCAATGTTAAAAGAAGATATACAAAAAAATCCAACTAATGTTGTATTAAAAGCTGTATTGGGAATGTTGTATGATGACATGGGCAAAAAGAATGAAAGTGAAAAAGAATTAAATGAAGCGATAGAGATGCAGAAAAAATATCCTTTTATAGCAGATGATGGGAAGAAATATGATATAAGGCTATTAACAGGGATAGTTTATATGGGAATGGAAGAATATGAAAAAGCATTAAAGTGGCTTAGCAAAATTGATAATAAAAATTTTGGAAGCATAGATGAGATAGATTTTATAATGGGTTATTTAAATTATAGATTGGAAAATACAGAAGAAGCAAAAAAATATTTATTAAAATCCTACGTCAAGGATGAAGAAGGGATGTCACAAAATATTTTAGGACAGATTTATCTTGCTGAAGGGAATCAGAAAGAGGCTAGAAAATGGTTTTTAGAATCCTCAGATAAAGGAAATTCAGGAGGCCAAGCGAATCTAGGGATTTTGTACTATCAACAGAGAGATAAGAATACCGCATTAAAATGGCTAAAAAAATCTTTTGAAACAGCGAAAAAGCAAAAAGATCAAAAACAAATGAAAGATATACAGGAGATCATTAAAGAAGTTGAGAGTAATAACTAA
- a CDS encoding autotransporter outer membrane beta-barrel domain-containing protein: MKKLLLLGALVISANTFSAASIVGGGLNINAGTAITGATSWNLGTGTNTVTATGGSTISAGNKFIVPAGGTLNIVTDSGTVQTYTGPTTVTLTSPLNGGVTSATIASVASTGATPTTPATPTTPSTPTTPATPTTPTTPAAPSTPTTPATTGTIPTVQGARSRVDYDLTKVATANSFKDLEQAKKENGFNLNIQYLGNAGSYDQDLKYNSRTSGAILSGTKRFGNFTLGAGVGVENSTVKYKKSFDGVKEKLDSYQVSLSGKYDFTDNIDLASALTYGSNKHKYNNYNNVKFDSNVLDFQTRLGYKFRDDTDENTYVKPYIGLGVTSVKEDGFTAGNISYGSAKRSSGNATAGIYGQTKVGALDLYGNLEYEQRFSKKSYHGERKISSNGVEIAKLAGLDYDQGVFNLGLGAKYNVSDNFNLSAGYELYDTKNSVFKVGLGLQF, encoded by the coding sequence ATGAAAAAACTATTATTATTAGGAGCATTAGTTATTAGTGCAAATACATTTTCTGCCGCTTCAATTGTTGGTGGAGGACTTAATATTAATGCAGGAACAGCAATAACAGGTGCTACAAGCTGGAATTTAGGTACTGGAACTAATACAGTTACAGCAACTGGTGGAAGTACAATATCTGCGGGAAATAAATTTATAGTTCCAGCAGGAGGAACATTAAATATAGTAACAGATTCGGGAACTGTACAAACTTATACAGGACCAACAACGGTAACATTGACATCACCATTAAATGGAGGAGTAACATCAGCAACAATAGCATCAGTAGCTAGCACAGGAGCGACACCAACAACACCTGCTACGCCTACTACGCCATCAACACCAACAACACCAGCGACACCAACAACTCCGACAACGCCTGCTGCGCCATCAACACCAACAACACCAGCGACTACAGGAACAATACCTACAGTTCAAGGTGCAAGATCAAGAGTTGACTATGATTTGACAAAAGTTGCAACAGCAAATAGCTTTAAGGATTTAGAACAAGCTAAAAAAGAAAATGGATTTAATTTAAATATCCAATATCTTGGTAATGCAGGATCGTATGATCAGGATTTAAAATATAATTCTAGAACTAGTGGAGCAATTTTATCAGGAACAAAGAGATTTGGTAATTTTACATTAGGAGCAGGAGTAGGAGTTGAAAATTCTACTGTAAAATATAAAAAATCATTTGATGGAGTAAAAGAAAAACTAGATTCTTACCAAGTATCATTAAGTGGAAAATATGACTTTACAGACAATATAGATTTAGCATCAGCATTGACATATGGAAGTAATAAACATAAATATAATAATTATAACAATGTAAAATTTGATTCAAATGTTTTAGATTTCCAAACTAGACTAGGATATAAATTTAGAGACGACACAGACGAGAATACTTACGTTAAACCTTATATTGGATTAGGGGTAACAAGTGTTAAGGAAGATGGATTTACTGCAGGAAATATAAGTTATGGAAGTGCTAAAAGAAGTAGTGGAAATGCTACAGCAGGAATTTATGGACAAACTAAGGTTGGAGCTTTAGATTTATATGGAAATCTTGAATACGAACAAAGATTTAGCAAAAAATCTTATCATGGGGAAAGAAAAATTTCTAGTAATGGTGTAGAAATTGCTAAGTTAGCTGGATTAGATTATGATCAAGGTGTATTTAATTTAGGACTTGGAGCTAAATACAATGTATCAGATAACTTTAACTTGTCAGCAGGTTATGAATTATATGACACAAAAAATAGTGTATTTAAAGTAGGTTTAGGATTACAATTCTAA
- the cobT gene encoding nicotinate-nucleotide--dimethylbenzimidazole phosphoribosyltransferase: MEIIKSKITGEILFDTIKKITALDRNKMKKKENELNSLLKTPKGLGKLEELAIRLEGMSENYKPCKKMVLVMAADNGVEREKVSKSKRVITQYVVEAMLNGKSSINALSMAYNADVKVVDLGIDESSDIKKEIDLSGIINRKIMKSGTNNIAKQAAMEYEDAVKAIETGIEMVDEFTRDGYNLFATGEMGIGNTTTSSAILKVLTDLSLDEIVGYGSGIDDKTLEHKKNVVKKAVEVNGLSKFFEENINGTGKKEKFEKNKIIDVLAKVGGLDIAGMVGTYLGCAKNRVPVVIDGFISAISALVAYKICPNCRDFMIASHLSEEPGMKYIMKELDLEPMLFMNMKLGEGTGAVMMFPVIEGACNITEIVRKYPDV; encoded by the coding sequence ATGGAAATCATAAAGAGTAAAATTACAGGAGAAATTTTATTTGATACAATAAAAAAAATAACGGCTTTAGATAGAAATAAAATGAAAAAAAAGGAAAATGAACTGAATTCATTGCTAAAAACTCCAAAAGGACTGGGAAAACTGGAAGAACTGGCAATCAGGCTTGAAGGAATGAGTGAAAATTATAAACCTTGCAAAAAAATGGTGCTTGTAATGGCAGCCGATAACGGTGTGGAAAGAGAAAAAGTCAGCAAATCCAAAAGAGTAATAACGCAGTATGTAGTGGAAGCAATGTTAAATGGCAAATCATCAATTAATGCTCTCTCAATGGCATATAATGCTGATGTGAAAGTGGTAGATCTGGGAATTGATGAGAGTTCGGATATAAAAAAAGAAATAGATTTATCGGGAATTATTAACAGAAAAATTATGAAATCAGGTACTAATAATATTGCTAAACAAGCCGCAATGGAGTATGAAGATGCTGTAAAGGCTATAGAAACTGGGATTGAAATGGTTGACGAGTTTACAAGGGACGGATACAATTTATTTGCAACTGGAGAAATGGGGATTGGAAACACTACGACTAGTAGTGCTATTTTGAAGGTTCTGACAGATTTGTCACTAGATGAGATTGTCGGATATGGAAGCGGAATTGATGATAAAACTTTGGAGCATAAGAAGAATGTCGTTAAAAAAGCAGTTGAAGTAAATGGATTGTCAAAATTTTTTGAAGAAAATATAAATGGAACAGGAAAAAAAGAAAAATTTGAAAAAAATAAAATAATAGATGTACTGGCAAAAGTTGGAGGACTTGATATTGCTGGAATGGTGGGAACTTATCTAGGATGTGCAAAAAACCGTGTGCCTGTTGTGATAGATGGTTTTATTTCAGCGATTTCTGCCCTTGTTGCATATAAAATTTGTCCAAACTGCAGAGATTTTATGATTGCTTCCCACTTGAGCGAAGAGCCTGGAATGAAGTATATTATGAAGGAACTGGATTTAGAGCCAATGCTCTTTATGAATATGAAATTGGGGGAAGGTACTGGGGCTGTTATGATGTTCCCTGTGATTGAGGGAGCTTGCAATATTACTGAAATTGTAAGAAAATATCCTGATGTATAA
- the hemL gene encoding glutamate-1-semialdehyde 2,1-aminomutase: MNTDNSRKIYEKAKESIPGGVNSPVRAFQSVDKEYPIFIKSGNGSKLYDEDGNEYVDMIGSWGPMILGHNYPKVLEVVKKELENGTSFGLPTKKEVELAELVKSCFPSIEKLRLTTSGTEAAMTSVRVARAFTGKNKIIKFEGCYHGHSDSLLVKAGSGLLTFEHQDSNGITEGVVKDTITLPFGDFDKLKETLENDDDIACVIIEPIPANMGLIETEKEYLEKVREITKEKNVVLIFDEVISGFRVSLGGAQKVFGITPDLTVLGKIIGGGYPVGGFGGKKEIMNLISPVGNVYHAGTLSGNPISVAAGIETISILKENPEIYENVNKKTENLVNKINELIKKYDIPASVNHFGSLFTIFFSKEKVKTLEDAINTNDEFYSIYFDTMLENGVIVPPSKYEAHFVSYIHNDEDVEKLLKGVEKTFQKIAEKLK; this comes from the coding sequence ATGAATACAGATAACTCAAGAAAAATTTATGAAAAAGCTAAAGAGTCAATACCAGGTGGAGTAAACAGTCCAGTTAGAGCGTTTCAGTCGGTGGATAAAGAATATCCAATTTTTATTAAAAGTGGAAATGGAAGTAAACTTTATGATGAAGACGGAAATGAGTATGTAGATATGATAGGTTCTTGGGGACCAATGATTTTGGGACATAATTATCCGAAAGTTTTGGAAGTTGTGAAGAAAGAGCTTGAAAATGGGACTTCTTTTGGGCTTCCTACGAAAAAGGAAGTAGAGCTGGCAGAACTTGTAAAGAGCTGTTTTCCATCAATTGAAAAATTAAGATTGACTACTTCAGGGACAGAAGCGGCTATGACAAGTGTGAGAGTTGCTCGTGCATTTACTGGAAAAAATAAGATTATAAAATTTGAAGGATGTTATCACGGACATTCGGATTCATTGCTGGTTAAGGCTGGATCAGGGCTTTTGACATTTGAGCATCAGGATAGTAACGGGATTACTGAGGGAGTTGTGAAAGATACGATAACATTGCCTTTTGGGGATTTTGATAAATTAAAGGAAACTTTGGAAAATGATGATGACATTGCGTGTGTGATTATTGAGCCAATTCCGGCAAATATGGGGCTTATTGAAACAGAGAAGGAATACTTGGAAAAGGTACGTGAAATTACAAAAGAAAAAAATGTGGTGTTAATTTTTGATGAGGTAATTTCTGGATTTAGGGTTTCATTAGGTGGTGCTCAAAAAGTATTTGGAATTACACCTGATTTAACTGTTCTTGGAAAGATTATTGGTGGTGGCTATCCAGTTGGTGGATTTGGTGGAAAAAAGGAAATTATGAACTTAATTTCGCCAGTTGGTAATGTTTATCACGCTGGAACGCTTTCTGGAAATCCAATTTCAGTGGCTGCAGGGATAGAAACAATTTCGATTTTGAAGGAAAATCCTGAAATTTATGAAAATGTAAATAAAAAAACAGAGAATTTGGTAAATAAAATTAATGAATTAATAAAAAAATATGATATTCCAGCAAGTGTGAATCATTTTGGAAGCTTATTTACAATATTTTTCTCAAAAGAAAAAGTGAAAACTTTGGAAGATGCAATTAATACGAATGATGAATTTTACAGCATATATTTTGATACAATGCTTGAAAATGGAGTAATTGTGCCACCTTCAAAATATGAGGCACATTTTGTTTCTTATATTCATAATGATGAGGATGTGGAAAAGTTGTTGAAGGGTGTGGAAAAAACTTTTCAAAAAATTGCTGAAAAATTAAAATAA
- the mnmA gene encoding tRNA 2-thiouridine(34) synthase MnmA produces MNKKLDEKKVVVGMSGGIDSSVAALLLKQQGYEVIGVTLKHLPDELSENPGKTCCSLDDINDARYTCYTLGIPHYVLNVVEEFKKDVMDYFIKMYNAGKTPSPCVICDEKVKIKKLVEFADKMGIKYISTGHYSKVSENNMLLWDKNNRKDQTYMLYRLDKDIVERFLFPLAEYEKSEVREIARQNGIHTHNKPDSQGICFAPNGYIPFLKKVLGNDVKKGNFVDKNGKIIGEHIGYQFYTVGQRRGLGLNLGKPFFVLELRPETNEVVVGDFEELLIKEIEVINCKFHYDLEEMIGKKLTARPRFSSKGLAGKLKLLKSEESNENRIIFEFDEKTHENSEGQHIVFYLGDEIVGGGEIKIFDKALKI; encoded by the coding sequence ATGAACAAAAAATTAGATGAAAAAAAAGTAGTAGTTGGAATGAGCGGCGGCATAGACAGTTCTGTCGCTGCTCTTTTGTTGAAACAGCAAGGCTATGAAGTTATAGGGGTTACGTTAAAGCATTTGCCTGATGAACTTTCAGAAAATCCTGGAAAAACGTGCTGTTCCCTTGATGATATAAATGATGCGAGATATACATGCTACACATTGGGAATCCCTCATTATGTACTAAATGTCGTCGAAGAATTTAAAAAGGATGTAATGGATTATTTTATAAAAATGTATAATGCTGGAAAAACTCCTTCACCTTGTGTAATTTGTGATGAAAAGGTAAAAATAAAAAAACTCGTAGAATTTGCTGATAAAATGGGAATAAAATACATTTCGACAGGGCATTATTCAAAAGTTAGCGAGAATAATATGCTTTTATGGGATAAAAATAACCGAAAAGATCAGACTTATATGCTTTACCGGCTGGATAAGGATATTGTGGAGAGATTTTTATTTCCGCTTGCAGAATATGAAAAATCAGAAGTTCGTGAAATTGCAAGACAAAATGGCATTCACACTCATAACAAGCCTGACAGCCAAGGAATCTGCTTTGCTCCCAACGGATATATTCCATTTTTGAAAAAAGTACTTGGAAATGATGTAAAAAAGGGAAATTTTGTGGATAAAAATGGTAAAATTATTGGAGAGCATATAGGTTATCAGTTTTATACGGTTGGTCAGCGGCGTGGACTGGGGCTTAATTTAGGAAAGCCATTTTTTGTACTTGAACTTCGCCCTGAAACAAATGAGGTTGTTGTGGGAGATTTTGAGGAATTACTAATAAAGGAAATAGAAGTGATAAATTGTAAATTTCATTATGATTTAGAAGAAATGATTGGAAAAAAATTAACTGCACGTCCGAGATTTTCTTCAAAAGGGCTGGCTGGAAAATTGAAACTTTTAAAAAGTGAAGAAAGCAATGAAAATAGGATAATTTTTGAATTTGATGAAAAGACTCACGAAAATTCAGAAGGGCAGCACATTGTATTTTATTTAGGTGATGAAATCGTTGGTGGCGGCGAAATAAAAATATTTGACAAAGCCCTAAAAATATGA